A stretch of Lathyrus oleraceus cultivar Zhongwan6 chromosome 6, CAAS_Psat_ZW6_1.0, whole genome shotgun sequence DNA encodes these proteins:
- the LOC127097298 gene encoding 40S ribosomal protein S11, whose translation MAEQTEKAYLKQPKVFLCSKKSGKGKRPGKGGNRFWKSVGLGFKTPKEAIEGTFIDKKCPFTGNVSIRGRIIAGTCHSAKMNRTIIVRRNYLHFIKKYQRYEKRHSNIPAHVSPAFRVKEGDHVIIGQCRPLSKTVRFNVLKVIPAGSSSGAKKAFSGI comes from the exons ATGGCTGAACAA ACTGAGAAGGCTTATCTCAAACAACCCAAAGTGTTTTTATG CTCGAAGAAATCTGGTAAGGGGAAGAGGCCCGGTAAAGGTGGAAATCGCTTCTGGAAATCTGTTGGTCTTGGATTCAAGACCCCCAAAGAAGCCATCGAAG GAACCTTTATTGACAAGAAGTGTCCATTCACTGGCAATGTTTCCATCCGTGGTCGTATCATAGCCGGAACCTGTCACAGTGCCAAAATGAATCGGACTATTATTGTCAGGAGGAATTATCTTCACTTCATTAAGAAATATCAGAG GTATGAGAAGAGGCATTCCAACATTCCAGCTCATGTGTCACCTGCCTTCCGTGTTAAGGAAGGTGATCATGTCATTATTGGTCAATGCAG GCCACTCTCCAAGACAGTGAGGTTCAATGTATTGAAAGTCATCCCAGCTGGATCATCCAGTGGTGCAAAGAAGGCATTTTCTGGCATATGA